Proteins from one Stenotrophomonas aracearum genomic window:
- a CDS encoding nitroreductase family protein, with protein MLDSPALHALDARRSVPALQLGAPGPDPATLQRMLASAVRVPDHGKRVPFRFLRIAGDARHSLGEFLARRSRERDPTASEAQVDKDRQRFSHAPLIITVIASPTPSPKVPEQEQLMTAGCVCFALLQAAQALGFGAQWLTAWMAFDPAVHAHLGLAEHERIAGFIHIGTPLIEVPERERPDPAALLHDWVG; from the coding sequence ATGCTCGACTCCCCCGCGCTGCACGCCCTGGACGCCCGCCGTTCGGTCCCCGCCCTGCAACTGGGCGCCCCCGGACCGGACCCGGCGACCCTGCAGCGGATGCTGGCCTCGGCCGTACGCGTGCCCGACCACGGCAAGCGGGTCCCGTTCCGTTTCCTGCGCATTGCCGGCGACGCCCGCCACAGCCTGGGCGAGTTCCTGGCCCGGCGCAGCCGCGAGCGCGACCCGACCGCGTCCGAGGCCCAGGTGGACAAGGACCGCCAGCGCTTTTCGCACGCTCCGCTGATCATCACTGTCATCGCCAGCCCCACCCCAAGCCCCAAGGTGCCCGAGCAGGAGCAGCTGATGACCGCCGGCTGCGTCTGCTTTGCCCTGCTCCAGGCCGCGCAGGCGCTGGGCTTCGGTGCGCAGTGGCTGACCGCGTGGATGGCCTTCGACCCGGCCGTGCATGCCCACCTGGGCCTGGCCGAACATGAGCGCATCGCCGGCTTCATCCATATCGGCACGCCGCTGATCGAGGTCCCCGAGCGCGAGCGCCCGGATCCGGCCGCGCTGCTGCACGACTGGGTGGGCTGA
- a CDS encoding DUF1631 domain-containing protein gives MIATPTNPGQPGRDPALLKLAREAALPGLAESFATVLARFDDVLFDRAGTAGASQLLFLDGMRELRRRREEIVAGFRGHLAQAWEALERGEPLSAEATLAGQVEEGLSLVPEHVLESRLAVRNFATVLLRDWKPVLGRLDRRLGWIAGGLELDADSNPISPEHIGVAIHEAFAVCELAPEVRLVLIKLCERDLHGPIGKRYEKLDEQLAAAGVMPQMAAPRRAAPRPPSPRQELDDLVDALENQQAAADDGAAPAWAQRFANRWAASRGRMQSAQAAHEQAGDGADGMSGNQGMLLEALHELLQQTRHVREDATSAASVAVGQQRPLSQREMMSVLSLLQATPSATLRAAIGEDGESLAQRLKSEVLSGATRLGVDPAQARLDPQDEDAIDLVGMLFDVMLDERDLEGRSRELIGRLVVPFVKVAMLDRRMFVQKTHPARKLLNSLAEACEGNTGESQAERVLMGKVEEIIERLVAEFNENLAIFLTLEEEFRDFLTQHRRRIEIAERRAAETQRGQEKLEVARTRAASELDWRIADTTLPQAIGEFLRQPWQHHLTLAVLREGDDGASVSEALALADGVLEEVSEARRHVVGKPWLQAWHPVLRKVFASVGVHADGASAAIDTLHDTLQSIAESRPELERALPELPQVVLPAPPAAESAGVELGGKVDVTDFDNADADRFRGLEIGSWLDFVDKDGKVQAGKLSWVSPISSRLLFVNRRGVRFCVASPEELAVMVRLGRLRAHIDDGAFDSAMQGVIDRLDTKGATVH, from the coding sequence ATGATCGCCACGCCCACCAATCCGGGGCAACCGGGTCGCGACCCGGCGCTGTTGAAGCTTGCGCGCGAGGCCGCCCTGCCGGGCCTGGCCGAGTCGTTCGCGACCGTGCTGGCCCGCTTCGACGACGTGCTGTTCGACCGGGCCGGCACCGCCGGTGCGTCGCAGCTGCTGTTCCTGGATGGCATGCGCGAACTGCGTCGGCGCCGCGAGGAGATCGTGGCCGGGTTCCGTGGCCACCTGGCCCAGGCGTGGGAGGCGCTGGAGCGCGGCGAGCCGCTGTCGGCCGAGGCGACCCTGGCCGGCCAGGTCGAGGAAGGGCTGAGCCTGGTCCCCGAGCATGTGCTGGAATCGCGGCTGGCGGTGCGCAACTTCGCCACCGTGCTGCTGCGCGACTGGAAGCCGGTGCTGGGCCGGCTCGACCGCCGCCTGGGCTGGATCGCCGGCGGCTTGGAGCTGGATGCAGACAGCAATCCGATCAGCCCCGAACATATCGGCGTGGCCATCCATGAGGCGTTCGCCGTGTGCGAACTGGCCCCGGAAGTGCGCCTGGTGCTGATCAAGCTGTGCGAGCGCGACCTGCACGGGCCGATCGGTAAGCGTTACGAGAAGCTGGACGAACAATTGGCTGCTGCGGGGGTGATGCCGCAGATGGCCGCACCGCGTCGCGCGGCGCCGCGCCCGCCGTCGCCGCGCCAGGAGCTGGATGATCTGGTCGACGCGCTGGAAAACCAGCAGGCGGCCGCCGACGACGGCGCGGCTCCAGCCTGGGCCCAGCGTTTCGCCAACCGCTGGGCGGCGAGTCGCGGGCGCATGCAGTCGGCGCAGGCGGCGCACGAGCAGGCCGGCGATGGCGCCGATGGCATGAGCGGCAACCAGGGCATGCTGCTGGAGGCGCTGCATGAGCTGCTGCAGCAGACCCGCCATGTGCGCGAGGACGCGACGTCGGCGGCCAGCGTGGCGGTGGGGCAGCAGCGGCCGCTCAGCCAGCGCGAGATGATGTCGGTGCTGTCGCTGCTTCAGGCGACGCCGAGCGCGACGCTGCGCGCGGCGATTGGCGAAGATGGCGAGTCGCTGGCGCAGCGGCTGAAGAGCGAGGTGCTGTCCGGGGCGACCCGGCTCGGGGTGGATCCGGCGCAGGCGCGCCTGGATCCGCAGGACGAGGACGCGATCGATCTGGTCGGGATGCTGTTCGACGTGATGCTGGACGAGCGCGACCTGGAAGGGCGTTCGCGCGAGCTGATCGGTCGGCTGGTGGTGCCGTTCGTGAAGGTGGCGATGCTGGACCGCCGGATGTTCGTGCAGAAGACCCACCCGGCGCGCAAGCTGCTCAATTCGCTGGCCGAGGCCTGCGAGGGCAACACGGGCGAGAGCCAGGCCGAGCGCGTGCTGATGGGCAAGGTCGAGGAAATCATCGAGCGGCTGGTGGCGGAGTTCAACGAGAACCTGGCGATCTTCCTGACGCTGGAAGAGGAGTTCCGCGATTTCCTGACCCAGCATCGGCGCCGCATCGAGATTGCGGAGCGCCGCGCGGCGGAGACGCAGCGCGGGCAGGAAAAGCTGGAGGTGGCACGGACACGTGCGGCCTCGGAACTGGATTGGCGCATTGCGGATACGACGCTGCCGCAGGCGATTGGCGAGTTCCTGCGCCAGCCGTGGCAGCACCACCTGACGCTGGCGGTGCTGCGCGAGGGCGACGACGGTGCGTCGGTGAGCGAGGCGCTGGCGTTGGCGGACGGGGTGCTGGAAGAGGTTTCCGAGGCGCGCCGGCATGTGGTCGGCAAGCCGTGGCTGCAGGCGTGGCATCCGGTGCTGCGCAAGGTGTTCGCGAGCGTGGGTGTGCATGCCGACGGTGCGAGTGCGGCGATCGATACGCTGCACGATACGCTGCAGTCGATCGCCGAGTCGCGGCCAGAGCTGGAGCGTGCGCTGCCGGAGCTGCCGCAGGTGGTGTTGCCGGCGCCGCCGGCGGCGGAGAGCGCGGGGGTGGAGCTGGGCGGGAAGGTCGATGTGACCGATTTCGACAATGCCGATGCGGACCGCTTCCGTGGCCTGGAAATTGGCAGCTGGCTGGACTTCGTGGACAAGGACGGCAAGGTGCAGGCGGGCAAGCTGTCCTGGGTGAGCCCGATCTCGTCGCGCCTGCTGTTCGTGAACCGCCGCGGGGTGCGCTTCTGCGTGGCGTCGCCGGAAGAGCTGGCGGTCATGGTGCGCCTGGGTCGCCTGCGCGCGCACATCGACGATGGCGCGTTCGACAGTGCCATGCAGGGTGTGATCGACCGTCTCGACACCAAGGGCGCTACGGTTCACTGA
- a CDS encoding NAD(P) transhydrogenase subunit alpha has product MAVEVLVVRERASGERRVAMTPETARKLIARGATAWFEPGAGRAAGFPDAAYLEAGAQLADDARLGVADIVLCVQPPETARLSQLKNGAALVGMLQPQADAERAGMIQSRGLQAFPLERLPRTTRAQSMDVLSSQAGMAGYKATLIAAQLAPRFFPMLTTAAGTIRPSRVLVVGAGVAGLQAIATARRLGAQVEGFDVRPETREQIESLGGKFLDLGVSAVGEGGYARPLTDEERAEQQRRLGEHLRLVDVVICTAAVPGRPAPKIVTRAMVQGMRPGSVIVDLAAETGGNCEATVPGETVDVDGVVVDGPVNLASQGAVHASEMYARNLYNFVALFLKDGAVAFDWDDELLAKTRWVAG; this is encoded by the coding sequence ATGGCTGTCGAGGTGTTGGTGGTTCGGGAACGTGCGTCGGGCGAACGGCGCGTGGCGATGACGCCGGAGACGGCGCGCAAATTGATCGCGCGGGGCGCTACCGCCTGGTTTGAACCGGGTGCAGGTCGCGCGGCGGGATTTCCCGATGCGGCGTATCTGGAGGCCGGTGCGCAGCTGGCCGATGACGCTCGACTGGGCGTGGCCGATATCGTGCTGTGCGTGCAGCCGCCGGAGACGGCGCGGTTGTCGCAGCTGAAGAATGGCGCCGCGCTGGTTGGCATGCTGCAGCCACAGGCCGATGCCGAACGGGCGGGGATGATCCAGTCGCGTGGGCTGCAGGCATTCCCGCTGGAGCGCTTGCCCCGCACCACGCGTGCGCAGTCGATGGACGTGCTGAGTTCGCAGGCGGGCATGGCCGGCTACAAGGCCACGCTGATCGCGGCGCAGCTGGCGCCGCGCTTCTTTCCGATGCTGACCACGGCGGCCGGTACGATCCGGCCGTCGCGGGTGCTGGTGGTGGGGGCGGGCGTGGCGGGGCTGCAGGCCATTGCGACGGCGCGGCGGCTGGGCGCGCAGGTGGAGGGGTTCGATGTGCGGCCGGAAACGCGGGAGCAGATCGAGTCGCTGGGCGGCAAGTTCCTTGACCTGGGGGTCAGTGCGGTGGGCGAAGGCGGCTATGCGCGGCCGTTGACCGACGAGGAGCGCGCGGAGCAGCAGCGCCGGCTGGGCGAGCACCTGCGGCTGGTGGACGTGGTGATCTGCACGGCGGCGGTGCCGGGTCGGCCGGCACCGAAGATCGTGACCCGCGCGATGGTGCAGGGCATGCGCCCGGGCAGCGTGATCGTGGACCTGGCGGCGGAGACCGGCGGCAACTGCGAGGCGACGGTGCCGGGCGAGACCGTGGACGTCGATGGGGTGGTGGTGGACGGGCCGGTGAACCTGGCCAGCCAGGGCGCGGTGCATGCCAGCGAGATGTATGCGCGCAACCTGTACAACTTCGTCGCGCTGTTTCTGAAGGACGGCGCGGTGGCGTTTGATTGGGACGATGAGCTGCTGGCGAAGACGCGCTGGGTGGCGGGGTGA
- a CDS encoding DUF3106 domain-containing protein, translating to MKPRLILALVLLWSSAASWAQTSALPEWDKLTPQQREALVAPVRDRWNNAAPPQRERMLQHGQRWQDMTPEQRELARRGRHRFENMSPEQREQARALFAQMRQMTPAQRDALRARWEKMTPEQRQEWLKANPVKDVPPPALPR from the coding sequence ATGAAACCGCGACTGATCCTGGCGCTGGTGCTGCTCTGGTCGAGCGCAGCCAGCTGGGCCCAGACTTCGGCGTTGCCGGAATGGGACAAGCTCACCCCGCAGCAGCGTGAAGCGCTGGTCGCGCCGGTGCGCGACCGCTGGAACAACGCCGCCCCGCCGCAGCGCGAACGCATGCTGCAGCATGGCCAGCGCTGGCAGGACATGACCCCGGAACAGCGCGAGCTGGCCCGGCGCGGACGCCACCGGTTCGAGAACATGAGCCCGGAGCAGCGCGAACAGGCGCGTGCGCTGTTCGCCCAGATGCGGCAGATGACCCCGGCCCAGCGCGACGCGTTGCGCGCACGGTGGGAAAAGATGACCCCGGAGCAGCGGCAGGAGTGGTTGAAGGCCAATCCGGTGAAGGACGTGCCGCCGCCGGCGTTGCCGCGTTGA
- a CDS encoding RNA polymerase sigma factor, translating to MPRRHVLTVSPLRERYPVLVSPSLPTLPDDADAALPVSLDAFLAGIGPRAFRFAEAGLRQRDDALDAVQDAMLRMLAYREKPAAEWSPLFWSILRRRVVDLQRRRSFRLRFWRSSDDAGAEHDIDWADPGPGPAQAHEQRDQYAALVKALRALPARQREAFSLRVLQQLDGATTAAAMGCSEGAVKTHLSRARQALQLHLEIEL from the coding sequence ATGCCGCGCCGGCACGTTCTCACCGTGTCCCCCCTGCGCGAGCGCTACCCTGTGCTGGTGAGCCCTTCCCTGCCGACCCTGCCCGACGATGCCGACGCCGCGCTGCCGGTGTCGCTGGACGCCTTCCTGGCCGGGATCGGCCCGCGTGCGTTCCGCTTCGCCGAAGCCGGCCTGCGCCAGCGCGACGACGCGCTGGATGCGGTGCAGGACGCGATGCTGCGCATGCTGGCCTACCGGGAAAAGCCGGCCGCCGAGTGGTCGCCGCTGTTCTGGAGCATCCTGCGCCGCCGCGTGGTCGACCTGCAGCGCCGCCGCAGCTTCCGCCTGCGCTTCTGGCGCAGCAGCGACGACGCCGGTGCCGAGCATGACATCGACTGGGCCGACCCCGGCCCGGGCCCGGCCCAGGCGCATGAACAACGCGACCAGTACGCCGCGCTGGTCAAGGCTCTGCGCGCGCTGCCCGCCCGGCAGCGCGAGGCCTTCAGCCTGCGCGTCCTGCAACAGCTGGACGGCGCCACCACCGCAGCGGCCATGGGCTGCAGCGAGGGCGCGGTAAAAACCCATCTTTCGCGCGCCCGGCAGGCGCTGCAGCTGCATCTGGAGATCGAACTGTGA
- a CDS encoding NAD(P) transhydrogenase subunit alpha has translation MSDGFVALYIFMLAAIAGHVIISRVPVILHTPLMSGSNFIHGIVLIGAMVVLGHAQTPLEKIIGFIAVVLGAGNAAGGYVVTERMLDMFKPSQKRDSGEKAP, from the coding sequence ATGAGCGACGGGTTCGTGGCGTTGTACATCTTCATGCTGGCCGCGATCGCGGGCCACGTGATCATTTCGCGGGTGCCGGTGATCCTGCACACCCCCCTGATGTCCGGGTCCAACTTCATCCACGGCATCGTGCTGATCGGCGCGATGGTGGTGCTGGGCCACGCGCAGACCCCGCTGGAGAAGATCATCGGCTTCATTGCGGTGGTACTGGGCGCGGGCAACGCCGCCGGCGGCTACGTGGTGACCGAACGCATGCTGGACATGTTCAAGCCCAGCCAGAAGCGCGACAGCGGGGAGAAGGCGCCTTGA
- a CDS encoding NAD(P)(+) transhydrogenase (Re/Si-specific) subunit beta, with amino-acid sequence MNVSTAQLLQWLVQVSYLVAATLFLLGLQRMASPMTARSGIRWAGLGMLIATVATFFLPDLHNVPLILAAVAIGTGVAWWSAKRVAITDMPQMVALYNGMGGGSAAAIGAVELLRFSFLGNRDTTHWSEQAIAELAARQPSATVLALAVIGSAIGAVSLSGSIIAWAKLDGRLDRRVTFPGQQAFNLVVALAMVVLGIWAAVSLSPVAIISFFVVALALGVLMTLPIGGADMPVVISLYNAFTGLAVAFEGYVLGNEALIIAGMMVGAAGILLTRLMAKAMNRPISGVLFSNFGGGGTAQEISGSQKPIEASDVAALMAFAERVVIVPGYGMAVAQAQHKVWELAQRLIERGIKVKFAIHPVAGRMPGHMNVLLAEAGVPYDLIADMDDINPEFPNTDVALVIGANDVVNPVARTDPASPIYGMPILDVVNARNVVVIKRGKGTGFAGIENALFYADNARMLYGDGAGAASALVSELKALDGTH; translated from the coding sequence TTGAACGTCTCCACCGCGCAACTGCTGCAGTGGCTGGTGCAGGTGAGCTACCTGGTCGCCGCCACGCTGTTCCTGCTGGGACTGCAGCGCATGGCCTCGCCGATGACCGCGCGCAGCGGCATCCGCTGGGCCGGGCTGGGCATGCTGATCGCCACCGTGGCCACCTTCTTCCTGCCCGACCTGCACAACGTGCCGCTGATCCTGGCGGCGGTGGCGATCGGCACCGGCGTGGCCTGGTGGTCGGCCAAGCGCGTGGCGATCACCGACATGCCGCAGATGGTAGCGCTGTACAACGGCATGGGTGGTGGCTCGGCCGCGGCGATCGGCGCGGTGGAACTGCTGCGCTTCTCGTTCCTGGGCAACCGCGATACCACCCATTGGAGTGAGCAGGCCATTGCCGAGCTGGCCGCGCGCCAGCCTTCGGCCACGGTGCTGGCGCTGGCCGTCATCGGTTCGGCCATCGGTGCGGTCTCGCTGTCCGGTTCGATCATCGCCTGGGCCAAGCTGGACGGTCGCCTCGATCGCCGCGTGACCTTCCCCGGCCAGCAGGCGTTCAACCTGGTGGTGGCGCTGGCCATGGTGGTGCTGGGGATCTGGGCGGCGGTGAGCCTGAGCCCGGTGGCGATCATCAGCTTCTTCGTGGTCGCGCTGGCACTGGGCGTGTTGATGACGCTGCCGATCGGCGGCGCCGACATGCCGGTGGTGATCTCGCTGTACAACGCGTTCACCGGCCTGGCGGTGGCGTTCGAAGGCTATGTGCTGGGCAATGAGGCGCTGATCATCGCCGGCATGATGGTCGGTGCGGCGGGCATCCTGCTTACCCGGCTGATGGCCAAGGCGATGAACCGGCCGATCAGTGGCGTGCTGTTCTCCAACTTCGGCGGCGGGGGCACCGCGCAGGAAATCAGCGGATCGCAGAAGCCGATCGAGGCCAGTGACGTGGCCGCGCTGATGGCGTTTGCCGAACGGGTGGTGATCGTGCCGGGCTACGGCATGGCCGTGGCCCAGGCCCAGCACAAGGTGTGGGAACTGGCGCAGCGGCTGATCGAGCGCGGGATCAAGGTGAAGTTCGCGATCCACCCGGTGGCCGGGCGCATGCCCGGGCACATGAACGTGCTGCTGGCCGAAGCGGGGGTGCCGTACGACCTGATCGCCGACATGGACGACATCAATCCGGAGTTTCCCAACACCGACGTGGCGCTGGTGATCGGCGCCAACGACGTGGTCAATCCGGTGGCGCGCACCGACCCGGCCAGCCCGATCTACGGCATGCCGATCCTGGACGTGGTCAACGCGCGCAACGTGGTGGTGATCAAGCGCGGCAAGGGCACCGGCTTTGCCGGCATCGAAAACGCGCTGTTCTACGCCGACAACGCGCGCATGCTGTACGGCGATGGCGCAGGGGCGGCAAGTGCGCTGGTAAGCGAGCTCAAGGCCCTCGACGGAACCCATTGA
- the sufT gene encoding putative Fe-S cluster assembly protein SufT, whose amino-acid sequence MYSRSSEPVHFERDCEAVMVPQGETVTLPAGSYGYITQALGGSYTVFVEGNLFRIAGKDGDAIGKEPPPALELPADASDEEVEKLVWQQLRTCFDPEIPFNIVDLGLVYEVELKHLDDGQREVDIKMTLTAPGCGMGDILVDDVRSKLEMIPSVAEADVELVFDPPWNQHMMSEAARLETGML is encoded by the coding sequence ATGTACTCCCGTAGCAGCGAACCCGTCCACTTCGAACGCGACTGCGAGGCCGTCATGGTCCCGCAGGGCGAAACGGTCACCCTGCCGGCCGGCAGCTATGGGTACATCACCCAGGCACTGGGCGGCAGCTACACCGTGTTCGTCGAAGGCAATCTGTTCCGCATCGCCGGCAAGGACGGCGACGCGATCGGCAAGGAACCGCCGCCGGCGCTGGAACTGCCCGCCGACGCCTCCGACGAGGAGGTCGAAAAGCTGGTGTGGCAGCAACTGCGCACCTGCTTCGACCCGGAAATCCCGTTCAACATCGTCGACCTCGGCCTGGTATACGAAGTCGAGCTCAAGCACCTGGACGATGGCCAGCGCGAGGTCGACATCAAGATGACCCTGACCGCGCCCGGCTGCGGCATGGGCGACATCCTGGTCGACGACGTGCGCAGCAAGCTGGAAATGATCCCCTCCGTGGCCGAAGCCGATGTCGAACTGGTGTTCGACCCGCCGTGGAACCAGCACATGATGTCCGAAGCGGCCCGGCTTGAAACCGGCATGCTGTAA
- a CDS encoding branched-chain amino acid aminotransferase, translating into MSQSSVNFTTTRSAHPRSSEERERILAAPGFGLHFTDHMVEVRWDKDTGWHDASVRAYGPLQLDPAAAVLHYGQEIFEGIKAYRHADGSIWTFRPDANGRRLQRSAQRLALPELPVEIFVESLKQLIAVDASWVPSADESSLYFRPFMIGDEAFLGVRGAQKAGYYVIASPAGPYFAKGVAPVAIWLSTEYARAAKGGTGAAKCGGNYAASLLPQQKAQAQGCSQVLFLDPVEGKYLEELGGMNVFLVYKDGTLVTPELSGSILEGITRESILQLARDRGMKVEERKVSIDEWKQGVASGEIAEVFACGTAAVVTPIGQLKGEGFSVGDLSAPAGEVTMSLRKELTDIQYGRLPDRHGWLVRLDG; encoded by the coding sequence GTGTCCCAGTCTTCCGTGAACTTCACCACCACCCGTTCCGCCCACCCGCGCAGCAGCGAGGAGCGCGAGCGCATCCTGGCCGCGCCGGGGTTCGGTCTGCACTTCACCGACCACATGGTGGAAGTACGCTGGGACAAGGACACCGGCTGGCATGACGCCAGCGTGCGCGCCTACGGCCCGCTGCAGCTGGACCCGGCCGCTGCGGTGCTGCATTACGGCCAGGAAATCTTCGAAGGCATCAAGGCCTACCGCCACGCCGACGGTTCGATCTGGACCTTCCGCCCGGATGCCAACGGCCGCCGCCTGCAGCGCTCGGCGCAGCGCCTGGCGCTGCCGGAACTGCCGGTGGAGATCTTCGTCGAATCGCTGAAGCAGCTGATCGCGGTGGACGCCAGCTGGGTGCCGTCGGCCGACGAATCCAGCCTGTACTTCCGTCCGTTCATGATCGGCGATGAAGCCTTCCTCGGCGTGCGTGGCGCGCAGAAGGCCGGTTACTACGTCATCGCCAGCCCGGCCGGTCCTTACTTCGCCAAGGGCGTGGCCCCGGTGGCGATCTGGCTGTCCACCGAATACGCGCGTGCGGCCAAGGGCGGCACCGGTGCGGCCAAGTGCGGCGGCAACTACGCGGCCTCGCTGCTGCCGCAGCAGAAGGCGCAGGCGCAGGGCTGCTCGCAGGTGCTGTTCCTGGATCCGGTCGAAGGCAAGTACCTGGAAGAACTGGGCGGCATGAACGTGTTCCTGGTCTACAAGGACGGCACCCTGGTGACCCCGGAACTGTCCGGCAGCATCCTGGAAGGCATCACCCGCGAAAGCATCCTGCAGCTGGCCCGCGACCGCGGCATGAAGGTGGAAGAGCGCAAGGTCAGCATCGACGAGTGGAAGCAGGGCGTGGCCTCGGGCGAGATCGCCGAGGTGTTCGCCTGCGGTACCGCGGCGGTGGTCACCCCGATCGGCCAGCTCAAGGGCGAAGGCTTCTCGGTGGGCGACCTGAGCGCGCCGGCCGGTGAAGTGACCATGTCGCTGCGCAAGGAACTGACCGACATCCAGTACGGCCGCCTGCCGGACCGCCATGGCTGGCTGGTGCGCCTGGACGGCTGA
- a CDS encoding S8 family peptidase: protein MSHDSQRLRQRAVVVLGGSVLSTLLLAAPAFAGDVQLSGLASAPTHQRFIVKYKDGATDVATPSVLASSLKAAAAAVPAAQGRALGLQKLRTLAIGPTVVKADRPLDAAESELLMRRLAADPNVEYVEVDQLMRATLTPNDARLSEQWGFGTSNASINVRPAWDKATGTGVVVAVIDTGITNHADLNANILPGYDFISDAAMARDGGGRDNNPNDEGDWYAANECGAGYPASNSSWHGTHVAGTIAAVTNNSTGVAGTAYNAKVVPVRVLGKCGGYTSDIADAIVWASGGTVSGVPANANPAEVINMSLGGGGTCSATYQNAINGAVSRGTTVVVAAGNSNTNVSSAVPANCANVIAVAATTSAGARASFSNYGAGIDVSAPGQAILSTLNTGTTVPGSASYASYNGTSMAAPHVAGVVALVQSVAPTALSPAAVETLLKNTVRPLPGACSGGCGAGIVDADAAVTAALGGTNPNPGNGTLQNNVPVTGLGASSGASLAYTVAVPAGRSQLKVTIAGGSGDADLYVRSGSAPTDTVYTCRPYLSGNNETCTITAPAAGTWHVRVKAYTTFSGVTLTAQY, encoded by the coding sequence ATGTCTCATGATTCGCAGCGTCTGCGTCAGCGTGCAGTGGTTGTACTCGGTGGTTCTGTTCTTTCGACCCTGCTGCTGGCCGCCCCGGCGTTTGCCGGCGACGTGCAGCTCAGCGGCCTGGCCTCCGCGCCGACCCATCAGCGCTTCATCGTGAAATACAAGGACGGCGCCACCGACGTGGCGACCCCGAGCGTACTGGCCAGCTCGCTGAAGGCGGCGGCCGCCGCCGTTCCGGCCGCCCAGGGCCGCGCGCTGGGCCTGCAGAAGCTGCGCACCCTGGCCATCGGCCCAACCGTGGTCAAGGCCGACCGCCCGCTGGACGCAGCGGAATCGGAACTGCTGATGCGCCGCCTGGCCGCCGACCCGAACGTGGAATACGTCGAAGTCGACCAGCTGATGCGCGCCACGTTGACCCCCAATGACGCCCGCCTGTCCGAGCAGTGGGGCTTCGGCACCAGCAACGCCTCGATCAACGTGCGTCCGGCCTGGGACAAGGCCACCGGCACCGGCGTGGTGGTGGCCGTGATCGACACCGGCATCACCAACCATGCCGACCTCAACGCCAACATCCTGCCCGGCTATGACTTCATCAGCGACGCGGCGATGGCGCGCGACGGCGGTGGCCGCGACAACAACCCCAACGACGAAGGCGACTGGTACGCCGCCAACGAATGCGGCGCCGGCTATCCGGCCTCCAACTCCAGCTGGCACGGCACCCACGTGGCCGGCACGATCGCCGCGGTGACCAACAACAGCACCGGCGTGGCCGGTACCGCGTACAACGCCAAGGTCGTGCCGGTGCGCGTGCTGGGCAAGTGCGGCGGCTACACGTCCGACATTGCCGATGCGATCGTGTGGGCCTCTGGCGGCACCGTCAGCGGCGTGCCGGCCAATGCCAACCCGGCCGAAGTGATCAACATGTCGCTCGGTGGCGGCGGCACCTGCTCGGCCACCTACCAGAACGCGATCAACGGCGCGGTGTCGCGCGGCACCACCGTGGTCGTGGCTGCCGGCAACAGCAACACCAACGTGTCCTCGGCGGTCCCGGCCAACTGCGCCAACGTGATCGCGGTGGCGGCCACCACCTCGGCCGGCGCGCGCGCCAGCTTCTCCAACTACGGTGCCGGCATCGACGTCTCAGCCCCGGGCCAGGCGATCCTGTCCACGCTCAACACCGGCACCACGGTACCGGGCAGCGCCTCCTACGCGTCGTACAACGGCACCTCGATGGCGGCCCCGCACGTGGCCGGCGTGGTCGCGCTGGTGCAGTCGGTCGCGCCGACCGCGCTGTCGCCGGCGGCGGTTGAAACCCTGCTCAAGAATACCGTCCGTCCCCTGCCGGGCGCGTGCAGCGGTGGCTGCGGTGCGGGCATCGTCGACGCCGATGCGGCAGTGACCGCAGCGCTGGGTGGGACCAACCCGAACCCGGGCAACGGGACCCTGCAGAACAACGTGCCGGTCACCGGCCTGGGCGCGTCCAGCGGTGCGTCGCTGGCCTACACGGTCGCAGTGCCGGCGGGACGTTCGCAGCTGAAGGTGACCATTGCCGGTGGCTCGGGTGACGCCGACCTGTACGTGCGTTCGGGCAGCGCCCCGACAGACACGGTGTACACCTGCCGCCCGTACCTGAGCGGCAACAACGAAACCTGCACGATCACCGCTCCGGCGGCGGGTACCTGGCATGTGCGGGTGAAGGCGTACACCACCTTCTCCGGCGTGACCCTGACCGCGCAGTACTGA
- a CDS encoding asparaginase domain-containing protein: MEELLIITTGGTIDKIYFDDKSDYQIGDPQIGMILRELGVTFRFNVIPILRKDSLHISDEDRELIRATIAAQPTRHVLVTHGTDSMVQTGRVLKSIPDKTIVMTGALSPARFRGSDAEFNIGCAIGAVQSLQPGVYIAMNGRIWNPEHVRKNVAANRFEDA, encoded by the coding sequence ATGGAAGAACTACTGATCATCACCACCGGTGGCACGATCGACAAGATCTACTTCGACGACAAGTCGGACTACCAGATCGGCGATCCGCAGATCGGGATGATCCTGCGCGAACTGGGCGTGACCTTCCGCTTCAACGTGATCCCGATCCTGCGCAAGGACTCGCTGCACATCAGCGACGAGGACCGCGAGCTGATCCGCGCCACCATCGCCGCGCAGCCGACCCGCCACGTGCTGGTCACCCACGGCACCGATTCGATGGTGCAGACCGGCCGCGTGCTCAAGAGCATTCCCGACAAGACCATCGTGATGACCGGCGCACTCAGCCCGGCCCGTTTCCGTGGTTCGGATGCCGAGTTCAACATCGGCTGCGCGATCGGCGCGGTGCAGTCGCTGCAGCCGGGCGTGTACATCGCCATGAACGGCCGCATCTGGAACCCCGAACACGTTCGCAAGAACGTGGCAGCCAACCGATTCGAAGACGCATGA